In a single window of the Candidatus Limnocylindrales bacterium genome:
- a CDS encoding NADP-dependent oxidoreductase: MKAIRIHERGGPEVLRYEDAPVPKPGAGEILVRVHAAGVTHGELEWFPTWFTRLSQPRPFPVTPGHEFAGEVVEIGENARGVAVGDQVFGLSDWFCNGALAEYCITRPDFVIPRPDSIDVLSAAITPISALTAWQGLIHRGRLASGNRVLIHGGAGGVGQFAVQIARWRGAHVIATCSSHNESYVREIGAHETIDYHTVNFESVVSEVDLVLDTVGGETLNRSWQVLAPGGRLVTISNDAMTSKDLRVREASFIVEPDRTQLEDLTGWIVEGILKPVVDRVLPLSRAREAYETKGKRGKSVVQIAQPPR; this comes from the coding sequence ATGAAAGCAATTCGAATCCATGAGCGTGGCGGTCCCGAAGTGTTGCGTTACGAGGACGCTCCGGTTCCGAAGCCCGGCGCCGGTGAGATCCTCGTGCGGGTGCACGCCGCCGGCGTGACGCACGGCGAGCTCGAGTGGTTTCCGACGTGGTTCACGCGTCTCTCCCAGCCCCGGCCTTTTCCCGTGACCCCGGGGCACGAATTCGCGGGCGAAGTTGTCGAGATCGGAGAGAATGCCCGCGGTGTCGCAGTCGGCGACCAGGTGTTCGGGCTGAGCGACTGGTTCTGCAACGGAGCTCTCGCCGAGTACTGCATCACGCGTCCGGACTTCGTCATTCCGAGGCCGGATTCGATCGACGTGCTGTCTGCCGCCATCACACCGATTTCGGCACTGACCGCATGGCAAGGGCTGATCCATCGCGGCCGTCTTGCCAGCGGTAATCGTGTTCTGATCCATGGAGGAGCCGGCGGCGTGGGCCAGTTTGCCGTCCAGATTGCGCGTTGGCGCGGCGCTCACGTGATCGCGACGTGCTCATCGCACAACGAATCGTACGTCCGTGAGATCGGTGCGCATGAGACGATCGACTACCATACGGTGAATTTCGAGAGCGTGGTCAGCGAAGTCGATCTCGTGCTCGATACCGTGGGCGGCGAGACGCTGAATCGCTCGTGGCAGGTGCTCGCTCCCGGCGGACGCCTGGTGACCATCAGCAACGACGCGATGACCTCGAAGGATCTGCGCGTGCGGGAAGCGTCCTTCATCGTCGAGCCCGACCGCACGCAGCTCGAAGACCTTACCGGATGGATCGTCGAGGGCATCCTGAAGCCCGTGGTCGATCG